The following proteins come from a genomic window of Paucimonas lemoignei:
- the rpfC_1 gene encoding response regulator receiver — protein sequence MCQKSESFIEVYGNIHGLMNHLGILMIRPSTVDEQRFRKLLGRNVTLPLSVGVISAVFFVGLISYLLSVIQWVEHTDRVINNTNRALKLSIDMETGMRGYLLAGDERYLDPYELAKPAVVAELQGLEELVRDNPPQIDRLKRVQALQAEWNSYAEEMINQRRTKGEFVAPLRTGRGKRLTDEIRSQFEGIVEVEQQLRLSRNADVTHTTILSVSLYLIFVLSVSGFLAYIGRRDLLALSKTYGDNLTQQEENAERLKKVAWLRNGQSELAEQVLGQLTLNTLGRNVLQFFAQYLGSVVAAVYVRQEHGGLKRVASYGFSREQEQHEQSIYSGEGIIGQAAQQDQIIRLDDVPSNYFKVSSGLGEGDPRSVLVVPTSNDDQVNGVIELGFLRPLTDNDVEFLELISDNVGTSIEAARYRQRLQEVLAETQQLNEELQVQQEELRTANEELEEQSRILKESQVHLETQQAELEQTNEQLAEQSQALADQRDALDRNNEELSIAQVELEARADELQRSSKYKSEFLANMSHELRTPLNSSLILAKLLAENPAENLTAEQVKFAESIYSAGNDLLNLINDILDISKVEAGKLDMRPENTSVARLVDGLRGMFEPLARDKKLDFHVELQAGAPTMLFTDRQRLEQILKNLLSNAIKFTESGTVSMTVSRQPGEGIVFTVRDSGIGIASEHQESIFEAFRQADGTTNRRYGGTGLGLSISRDLAGLLGGSISVTSEPGQGSIFSLVLPEEYVEQVPSQYGEPAAPLAMLARPAVHIPAPIVAPAVLPAASLPAVPAFADDRDKLPSDKRCILVIEDGVDFAKILYDLAHELGYHCLVAHAADDGFNLAAQFVPDAILLDMRLPDHSGLTVLQRLKELAPTRHIPVHVISVEDRQEAAMHMGAVGYAVKPTTREELKDVFAKLEAKLTQKVKRILLVEDDALQRDSIARLIGDDDIEITAVGFAQDALDLLRDNVYDCMIIDLKLPDMLGNDLLKRMSTEEICSFPPVIVYTGRNLTRDEETELLKYSRSIIIKGARSPERLLDEVTLFLHKVESQLSNERQKMLKTARSRDKVFEGRRILVVDDDVRNIFALTSALEHKGALVEVARNGYEAIAKLDEVEDIDLVLMDVMMPEMDGYEATIEIRKDPRWRKLPIIAVTAKAMKDDQERCLQAGSNDYLAKPIDLDRLFSLIRVWLPKMERI from the coding sequence ATGTGTCAGAAATCAGAGTCTTTTATCGAAGTTTACGGCAATATTCACGGCTTGATGAATCACTTGGGCATTCTCATGATCCGTCCGTCTACCGTCGATGAGCAACGTTTTCGTAAATTACTGGGGCGCAACGTCACACTTCCCTTGAGTGTTGGCGTCATCAGCGCTGTATTTTTCGTCGGCCTGATCAGTTATTTGCTGTCCGTTATTCAGTGGGTCGAGCATACCGATCGGGTGATCAATAACACCAATCGTGCCCTGAAGCTTTCCATCGACATGGAAACCGGGATGCGCGGTTACCTGCTAGCCGGGGACGAGCGTTACCTGGACCCCTACGAGCTGGCCAAGCCTGCCGTGGTCGCGGAGCTCCAGGGGCTCGAAGAGCTGGTCCGGGATAACCCGCCGCAGATTGATCGCCTCAAACGCGTGCAAGCATTACAGGCTGAGTGGAACAGCTACGCCGAGGAAATGATCAACCAGCGCCGCACCAAGGGTGAATTCGTCGCCCCGCTGCGTACCGGCCGAGGCAAGCGCCTGACCGACGAGATCCGCAGCCAGTTCGAAGGCATTGTCGAAGTCGAACAGCAACTGCGTCTGTCACGTAACGCCGATGTTACCCACACCACGATTCTGTCCGTGAGCCTGTACCTGATATTCGTCTTGAGTGTCAGTGGTTTCCTGGCCTATATCGGTCGCCGGGATCTGCTCGCGCTGTCCAAGACCTATGGCGATAACCTCACCCAGCAGGAGGAAAACGCCGAACGCCTGAAAAAGGTCGCCTGGCTGCGCAACGGGCAGAGCGAACTGGCCGAACAAGTGCTGGGGCAGCTGACCCTGAACACCCTGGGTCGCAACGTGCTGCAGTTTTTCGCGCAATATCTGGGCAGCGTGGTGGCGGCCGTTTATGTGCGCCAGGAGCATGGCGGCCTCAAGCGTGTGGCGTCTTACGGGTTCTCACGCGAACAGGAACAGCATGAACAATCGATTTATAGCGGCGAGGGCATCATTGGCCAGGCCGCTCAGCAGGATCAGATCATCCGTCTGGACGATGTGCCAAGTAATTACTTCAAGGTCAGTTCCGGTCTGGGTGAGGGCGATCCACGCAGTGTGCTGGTGGTGCCAACCAGTAACGATGACCAGGTCAATGGCGTAATCGAGCTGGGCTTTTTGCGCCCGCTGACCGACAACGATGTCGAGTTCCTCGAACTGATCTCAGATAACGTCGGCACCTCCATCGAAGCCGCTCGTTATCGCCAGCGCTTGCAGGAAGTGCTGGCCGAAACCCAGCAGCTCAATGAAGAGCTGCAGGTTCAGCAGGAAGAATTGCGCACTGCCAACGAAGAGCTCGAAGAGCAGTCTCGAATCCTCAAGGAATCCCAGGTCCATCTGGAAACCCAGCAGGCGGAACTGGAACAGACCAACGAACAGTTGGCTGAACAGAGCCAGGCGCTTGCGGATCAGCGCGACGCCCTGGACCGCAACAACGAAGAGCTGAGCATCGCCCAGGTGGAACTCGAAGCCCGGGCCGATGAGCTGCAGCGCTCCAGTAAATACAAGTCCGAATTCCTGGCCAACATGTCCCACGAGCTGCGTACGCCGCTCAACAGCTCGTTGATTCTGGCCAAGCTGCTGGCGGAAAACCCGGCAGAAAACCTCACCGCCGAACAGGTCAAGTTCGCCGAATCGATCTACTCGGCGGGTAATGACCTGCTGAACCTGATCAACGACATTCTGGACATTTCCAAAGTCGAGGCCGGCAAGCTCGACATGCGCCCCGAAAACACCAGCGTTGCGCGGCTGGTGGACGGCCTGCGCGGGATGTTCGAGCCGTTGGCCAGGGACAAGAAGCTCGATTTCCACGTGGAGTTGCAGGCCGGTGCGCCGACCATGCTCTTCACCGACCGCCAGCGTCTGGAGCAGATCCTCAAGAACCTGCTGTCCAACGCCATCAAGTTCACCGAGAGCGGCACGGTGAGCATGACGGTCTCTCGCCAGCCGGGTGAAGGCATTGTCTTCACGGTTCGCGACTCGGGGATCGGCATTGCCTCCGAGCATCAGGAAAGTATCTTCGAAGCCTTCCGTCAGGCGGATGGCACCACCAACCGTCGCTACGGCGGCACGGGCCTGGGCCTGTCGATTTCCCGTGATCTTGCCGGGCTGCTGGGCGGTTCGATCAGCGTGACCAGCGAGCCGGGGCAGGGCAGTATTTTCTCCCTGGTGCTGCCTGAGGAATATGTCGAGCAGGTGCCCAGCCAATATGGCGAACCGGCAGCGCCACTGGCGATGCTGGCCAGACCCGCCGTTCATATCCCTGCACCGATCGTGGCACCTGCGGTTCTACCGGCCGCGAGCCTGCCAGCGGTCCCGGCCTTTGCCGATGATCGTGACAAGTTGCCGTCCGACAAGCGCTGCATTCTGGTCATCGAAGATGGGGTGGACTTCGCGAAAATCCTCTATGACCTCGCGCACGAGCTGGGTTATCACTGTCTGGTGGCCCACGCCGCCGATGACGGTTTCAACCTCGCGGCGCAGTTCGTTCCAGATGCGATTCTGCTGGACATGCGCCTGCCGGATCACTCTGGCCTCACGGTCCTGCAGCGTCTCAAGGAACTGGCACCGACGCGGCATATCCCGGTGCATGTGATTTCCGTTGAAGATCGCCAGGAAGCGGCCATGCACATGGGCGCGGTGGGTTATGCGGTCAAGCCGACCACCCGCGAAGAGCTCAAGGATGTCTTCGCCAAGCTAGAAGCCAAGCTGACCCAGAAGGTCAAGCGCATCCTGCTGGTAGAGGACGACGCCTTGCAGCGCGACAGCATCGCGCGTCTGATCGGCGATGACGACATCGAGATCACCGCTGTGGGCTTTGCTCAGGATGCTCTGGATCTGCTGCGCGACAACGTTTACGACTGCATGATCATCGACCTCAAACTGCCGGACATGCTCGGCAATGACTTGCTCAAGCGCATGTCCACGGAAGAGATCTGTTCATTCCCGCCGGTCATCGTCTACACCGGGCGCAACCTGACCCGAGATGAAGAAACCGAGCTGCTCAAATATTCCCGTTCGATCATCATCAAAGGCGCGCGCTCCCCGGAGCGCCTGCTGGATGAAGTGACGCTGTTCCTGCACAAGGTCGAGTCGCAGCTGTCCAACGAGCGGCAGAAGATGCTCAAGACCGCTCGCAGTCGCGACAAGGTCTTTGAGGGGCGCCGGATCCTAGTGGTCGATGACGATGTGCGGAATATTTTCGCCCTGACCAGTGCTCTGGAACACAAGGGCGCGCTCGTCGAAGTGGCGCGCAACGGCTATGAAGCCATCGCCAAACTGGACGAGGTCGAAGACATCGATCTGGTGCTGATGGACGTGATGATGCCTGAGATGGATGGCTACGAAGCGACCATCGAAATCCGCAAAGACCCGCGCTGGCGCAAGCTCCCGATCATTGCGGTCACGGCCAAGGCCATGAAGGACGATCAGGAGCGCTGCCTGCAGGCCGGTTCCAACGATTACCTGGCCAAACCCATCGACCTGGATCGGCTGTTTTCCCTGATTCGCGTCTGGCTGCCCAAAATGGAACGTATTTGA
- the cheR_1 gene encoding MCP methyltransferase, CheR-type: MSLDQNAEIELRLLIDAIYLKYSYDFRDYSGASVKRRVSHALRQFDCPTISALQERVLHDPAAFMQLLQFLTIPVSEMFRDPSHFLAIRQEVVPLLRTYPSIKIWIAGCSTGEEVYSMAILLREEGLLERTIIYATDINPSSLEKAKQGIFSMENVRAYTENYQKAGGQRAFSDYYTAAYDYAIFDKSLRENVTFADHSLATDSVFSETQLVSCRNVLIYFNKKLQDRAFGLFHDSLSHRGFLVLGSKETLDFSAYSNKFESFVKPERIYRKS, translated from the coding sequence ATGTCTTTAGATCAAAACGCGGAAATCGAGTTGCGCCTGTTGATAGACGCGATTTATCTGAAATACAGCTACGACTTTCGCGACTATTCCGGAGCCTCGGTCAAGCGTCGGGTCAGCCATGCTTTGCGCCAGTTCGACTGCCCGACCATTTCCGCCTTGCAGGAGCGGGTGTTGCATGATCCCGCAGCCTTCATGCAGTTGCTGCAGTTCCTCACCATCCCGGTCAGCGAAATGTTCCGCGACCCGTCGCACTTCCTGGCAATACGTCAGGAAGTGGTGCCGCTGTTGCGCACCTACCCGTCGATCAAGATCTGGATCGCTGGTTGCAGCACCGGGGAAGAGGTCTACTCCATGGCCATCCTGTTGCGTGAGGAAGGCTTGCTGGAGCGCACGATCATTTACGCCACAGACATCAATCCCAGCTCTCTGGAAAAAGCCAAGCAGGGCATTTTCTCCATGGAGAACGTGCGCGCCTACACCGAGAATTATCAGAAGGCGGGTGGTCAGAGGGCGTTCAGCGACTATTACACCGCGGCTTACGACTACGCGATTTTCGATAAGAGCCTGCGCGAGAACGTGACATTTGCCGACCACAGCCTGGCCACTGACAGTGTGTTTTCGGAGACCCAGTTGGTGTCCTGCCGCAATGTGCTGATCTACTTCAACAAGAAGTTGCAGGATCGCGCGTTCGGGCTGTTCCACGACTCACTCAGCCACCGGGGTTTCCTGGTGTTGGGCAGCAAGGAGACGCTGGATTTTTCGGCCTATTCGAACAAATTCGAATCATTCGTCAAACCGGAACGGATCTATCGCAAGTCATGA
- the cheB_2 gene encoding protein-glutamate methylesterase, translating to MKTRFDVTEASDAPLPRAAAIVVGASAGGVEALLKIFSTIKVGFRLPILTVLHIPDERRSQLASVFQARLPIPVKEADDKEDIVPGTLYFAGPGYHLSVERDLSLSLSQEDRVFHSRPSIDILFDSAADAYGKRLVGILLTGANNDGAHGLSRIKRAGGFTIVQDPAQAQARTMPEAALALHEPDYLLPLNDIGQLLAELERIAC from the coding sequence ATGAAGACACGCTTTGACGTCACTGAAGCTTCAGACGCGCCACTGCCCAGGGCCGCTGCCATTGTCGTGGGGGCCTCTGCTGGCGGTGTGGAGGCGTTGTTGAAGATTTTTTCCACCATCAAGGTGGGATTTCGCTTGCCCATCCTGACGGTGCTGCATATTCCAGATGAACGTCGCAGCCAGCTGGCCAGCGTCTTTCAGGCGCGCCTGCCCATCCCGGTCAAAGAAGCCGACGACAAAGAAGACATCGTGCCCGGTACGCTGTATTTCGCCGGCCCCGGCTATCACCTGTCGGTGGAGCGCGACCTCAGCCTGTCCTTGAGCCAGGAGGATCGGGTCTTTCATTCGCGGCCGAGCATCGACATCCTCTTTGATTCGGCCGCTGATGCCTACGGCAAACGCCTGGTCGGGATTTTGCTCACCGGTGCGAACAACGATGGCGCCCACGGCTTATCGCGCATCAAGCGCGCCGGTGGTTTCACGATAGTGCAGGACCCTGCCCAAGCGCAGGCGCGGACCATGCCGGAGGCTGCCTTGGCCTTGCATGAACCGGACTACCTGCTGCCTTTAAATGACATAGGCCAATTGCTGGCCGAGCTGGAACGAATCGCATGCTGA
- the barA_2 gene encoding response regulator receiver:ATP-binding region, ATPase-like:histidine kinase A, N-terminal, whose translation MLSHIKAKLLIVDDLPENLLALEALIKREDREVYKALSADEALSLLLQHEFAMAILDVQMPGMNGFELAEMMRGTDRTKSIPIVFVSAAGRELNYAFKGYESGAVDFLHKPLDIHAVKSKVNVFVDLYRQRKAMKLQVEALESSRREQEVLLGKLQQTQNELEHAVRMRDDFMSIVSHEVRTPLNGLILETQLRKLHLAKGNAHAFTMEKLGAMVERDERQINSLIRLIEDMLDVSRIRTGKLSIRATAFDLTELVSNLLESFSAQIAAAEVSVTFSAEEPVIGVWDEFRIEQVIANLLTNALRYGARKPVDVRVYSVGGEARVEVRDQGIGISPENQRRIFQQFERVAANHAVHGLGLGLFISDQIVAAHGGQIVVESEEGKGSLFRVCLPI comes from the coding sequence ATGCTGAGTCACATCAAAGCCAAGCTGCTGATCGTCGATGATCTGCCGGAGAATCTTCTGGCGCTCGAAGCATTGATCAAGCGCGAGGATCGCGAGGTTTATAAAGCCCTGTCGGCCGATGAAGCCTTGTCCCTGCTGCTGCAGCACGAATTCGCCATGGCGATTCTGGACGTGCAGATGCCTGGCATGAATGGTTTCGAGCTGGCCGAAATGATGCGCGGTACGGATCGCACCAAGAGCATCCCGATCGTGTTCGTCAGTGCCGCCGGGCGCGAGCTCAACTACGCCTTCAAGGGCTATGAGAGCGGCGCGGTGGACTTCCTGCACAAGCCGCTGGACATCCACGCGGTCAAGAGCAAGGTCAATGTGTTTGTTGACCTGTATCGACAGCGCAAGGCCATGAAGCTGCAGGTCGAGGCGCTGGAGAGCAGCCGCCGTGAACAGGAGGTGCTGCTGGGCAAGCTGCAGCAGACCCAGAACGAGCTGGAACATGCGGTGCGCATGCGCGACGACTTCATGTCGATTGTGTCTCACGAGGTACGCACCCCGCTCAATGGGCTGATCCTTGAGACCCAGCTGCGCAAGTTGCATCTGGCCAAGGGCAACGCTCACGCCTTCACCATGGAAAAACTGGGCGCCATGGTCGAGCGCGACGAGCGGCAGATCAACAGCCTGATCCGGCTGATCGAGGACATGCTCGATGTGTCGCGTATTCGCACCGGCAAACTGTCGATCCGCGCCACGGCGTTCGACCTGACCGAACTGGTCAGCAACCTTCTGGAAAGCTTCTCGGCGCAAATCGCCGCTGCTGAAGTCTCCGTCACCTTTAGCGCCGAAGAGCCGGTGATTGGCGTGTGGGATGAGTTCCGGATCGAACAGGTAATCGCCAACCTGCTGACCAACGCCCTGCGTTATGGCGCGCGCAAGCCGGTTGACGTGCGGGTCTACAGCGTCGGGGGTGAGGCCCGGGTCGAAGTGCGGGATCAGGGCATCGGCATCAGCCCTGAAAACCAGCGGCGGATCTTCCAGCAATTCGAGCGAGTGGCGGCCAATCATGCCGTGCACGGGCTGGGCTTGGGGCTGTTCATTTCCGATCAGATTGTCGCGGCCCATGGCGGGCAGATCGTGGTCGAGAGCGAGGAGGGCAAAGGCTCGCTGTTCAGGGTGTGTCTGCCGATTTGA
- the spo0F_3 gene encoding response regulator receiver codes for MSSDAENVVLIVEDEPLILMLLADYLSGEGYRVLQAENGEQAFEILATKPHLDLMITDYRLPGGISGVMIAEPAVKLRPELKVIFISGYPAEILDSGSPIARKAPILAKPFTMDTLHSQIEKLLA; via the coding sequence ATGAGCTCTGATGCAGAAAATGTCGTCCTCATCGTTGAAGACGAACCGCTGATCCTGATGCTGCTCGCCGATTATCTATCGGGCGAGGGTTACCGCGTATTGCAGGCGGAGAACGGCGAGCAGGCGTTCGAGATTCTTGCCACCAAACCTCATCTTGACCTGATGATCACCGACTATCGCCTGCCGGGCGGCATCTCCGGGGTGATGATCGCCGAGCCCGCAGTAAAGCTGCGGCCGGAGCTGAAAGTGATTTTCATCAGTGGTTACCCGGCAGAGATTCTTGATTCCGGCAGCCCGATCGCGCGCAAGGCGCCGATCCTGGCCAAACCGTTCACCATGGACACCCTGCATTCGCAGATTGAAAAGCTGTTGGCTTGA
- a CDS encoding sensory box histidine kinase/response regulator, producing MSTPGLLSERAIILAPTGRDSQIALMILQEAGFPALVAHNLLELNEELSLGAGMAIIADEALRAVDISPLVQTLERQPAWSDIPIVLLTRHGGPEQNPSAYLGTLLGNVTFLERPFHPATLVSLVTTAIRGRRRQYEARARMADMLEGEQRLQNALKAGRLGSWQLEAEFLTLSCSDITKSHYGRGVDTPFAYEDWLDTVYAADQPRMQSALQRSLDSGEDFIIEYRNLWPDGSLNWVDVRARAIRAKNGRVSSLVGVTSDITERKQAEVQLRRLNETLEQQVEERTSQLRHNEEVLRQSQKMEAVGQLTGGIAHDFNNMLTGIIGSLELLRRRLARGRTEDLDGLIELGVTSANRAAALTHRLLAFSRRQSLDSKPVELNQLVRSMGELLHRSINESIRLEMHLNEKLWTAEADPNQLESALLNLVLNARDAMPDGGLLIVESYNQQLDKTFTNAHENLLPGDYVVLSVSDTGCGMPESVISRAFDPFFTTKPIGQGTGLGLSMIYGFSKQSHGHVSISSEVGKGTTVQLYLPRFKGQQAQDDEPYISTEAFARDGETVLIVEDDPAVRALVSQVLGELGYQFVEAADGPAAVPILESGQRIDLLISDVGLPGMNGRQLAEIARQFRPGLRVLFITGYAEHAAVRAGFLDEGMQMITKPFAFDHLTAKVREMIEV from the coding sequence GTGAGCACTCCAGGGCTGTTATCGGAACGGGCAATCATCCTCGCCCCCACGGGTCGGGACAGCCAGATCGCGTTGATGATTCTGCAGGAAGCGGGCTTTCCCGCACTGGTTGCGCACAACCTTCTGGAACTCAATGAAGAGCTGAGCCTGGGTGCAGGCATGGCGATCATTGCCGACGAGGCGCTGCGGGCAGTGGACATCAGTCCGCTGGTGCAAACCCTGGAACGCCAGCCTGCCTGGTCGGATATTCCCATCGTGCTGCTGACCCGCCATGGCGGGCCGGAACAGAATCCGTCGGCGTACCTGGGTACGTTGCTGGGTAACGTGACATTTCTGGAGCGGCCTTTCCATCCGGCAACCCTGGTCAGCCTGGTCACTACCGCCATTCGCGGCCGACGACGGCAATATGAAGCCCGGGCGCGCATGGCCGACATGCTTGAAGGTGAGCAGCGGTTGCAGAACGCCCTCAAGGCCGGGCGTCTGGGCTCGTGGCAGCTGGAGGCCGAGTTCCTGACGTTAAGTTGTTCCGACATCACCAAATCACATTACGGGCGCGGCGTGGACACCCCCTTTGCCTACGAAGACTGGCTGGATACGGTGTACGCCGCCGATCAGCCACGTATGCAATCGGCGCTGCAGCGCAGTCTGGACAGCGGCGAAGACTTCATCATCGAGTACCGCAACCTGTGGCCTGACGGCTCGCTGAACTGGGTGGATGTGCGCGCCCGGGCGATTCGCGCCAAGAATGGCCGTGTCAGCTCCCTTGTGGGCGTGACCAGTGACATCACCGAGCGCAAACAGGCGGAAGTCCAGCTGCGGCGGCTCAATGAAACCCTTGAGCAACAGGTTGAAGAACGCACCTCCCAACTTCGGCACAACGAAGAAGTGCTGCGCCAGTCGCAAAAAATGGAAGCGGTCGGCCAGCTCACTGGCGGTATCGCCCACGACTTCAACAACATGCTCACCGGGATCATCGGTAGCCTTGAATTGCTGCGCAGACGCCTTGCGCGGGGCCGCACCGAAGACCTGGACGGCCTCATCGAGCTGGGTGTGACCTCCGCCAACCGCGCGGCCGCCCTGACCCATCGCCTGCTGGCCTTCTCGCGCCGCCAGTCACTGGATTCCAAACCCGTCGAGCTCAACCAACTGGTGCGTTCCATGGGTGAGCTGCTGCACCGCAGCATCAACGAGAGCATTCGGCTCGAGATGCACCTGAACGAGAAGCTATGGACTGCGGAAGCGGATCCGAATCAACTGGAAAGCGCCCTGCTCAATCTGGTGCTCAATGCCCGGGACGCGATGCCCGACGGCGGTTTGCTGATCGTCGAGTCGTACAACCAGCAGCTGGACAAGACCTTTACCAATGCCCACGAGAACCTGTTGCCCGGCGACTACGTAGTGCTGAGTGTCAGCGATACGGGCTGCGGAATGCCGGAAAGCGTCATCAGCCGAGCCTTCGACCCCTTCTTCACCACCAAGCCCATCGGCCAGGGCACCGGGCTGGGGCTGTCGATGATTTACGGGTTCAGCAAGCAATCCCACGGGCATGTTTCGATCAGCAGTGAAGTGGGCAAGGGAACCACCGTTCAGTTGTACCTGCCGCGCTTCAAAGGCCAGCAGGCTCAGGATGACGAGCCGTATATCAGCACCGAAGCCTTTGCTAGAGACGGCGAAACCGTACTGATCGTCGAAGATGACCCGGCGGTACGTGCGCTGGTCAGCCAGGTTCTGGGCGAGCTGGGCTACCAATTCGTTGAAGCGGCCGACGGCCCTGCCGCAGTGCCGATTCTGGAGTCAGGCCAGCGCATTGACCTGCTGATCAGCGACGTCGGCCTGCCCGGCATGAACGGTCGGCAACTGGCGGAAATCGCCCGTCAGTTCAGGCCTGGGCTCAGGGTGCTGTTCATCACGGGCTACGCCGAACATGCGGCGGTCAGGGCGGGGTTTCTGGATGAAGGGATGCAGATGATCACCAAGCCGTTTGCGTTTGATCACCTGACGGCGAAGGTCAGGGAGATGATTGAGGTGTGA
- the kaiC gene encoding KaiC, with the protein MITSKAATGISGLDDILAGGLSRRHVFLLEGEPGTGKTTVALHFLQAGAHAGERCLYITLSETDRELREGATSHGWELGENISIFELTPPESLLDAEHHQSLLYSSDLELGEATRQIFEVVERVKPTRVVIDSLSEIRLLAQSSLRYRRQILAIKHYFARYDATVLLLDDLTTESLDKTVHSVAHGVIRLEELTPNYGAERRRLRVVKYRGQKYRGGFHDFTIMADGIHVFPRLVAAEHRHTYQRQIMSSGITELDALLGGGIDGGSSTLILGPSGTGKSLISLVFAAAAVARGERVGLFIFDEEMGLLFDRMLKMGIDLRALQETGNLLIEQVDAAELSPGEFAHRVRRCVDEKQIKTVVIDSINGYQAAMPEENALVLHMHELLLYLNRQGAATFMTVAQHGLVGDMRAPVDITYLADTVILLRYFEAMGQVRRAVSIIKKRTGTHESTIREYRISSQGLKIGDPLEAFQGVLRGVPHYFGENNPLMRDEDA; encoded by the coding sequence TTGATCACATCAAAAGCAGCAACCGGTATTTCAGGCTTGGATGACATCCTCGCAGGCGGCTTGTCCCGTCGGCACGTGTTTCTACTCGAGGGTGAACCGGGCACAGGTAAAACCACGGTCGCCTTGCATTTTCTTCAAGCGGGCGCTCATGCGGGCGAACGCTGTCTGTATATCACGCTATCGGAAACGGACCGGGAGCTGCGCGAAGGCGCCACCTCTCACGGCTGGGAGTTGGGTGAGAACATCTCCATCTTCGAGCTCACTCCCCCGGAAAGCCTGCTCGACGCAGAGCACCACCAGAGTCTGCTGTACTCCTCGGACCTGGAGTTGGGTGAAGCCACCCGGCAAATCTTTGAAGTGGTCGAGCGCGTCAAACCCACTCGGGTGGTGATCGACAGCCTGTCCGAGATCCGCCTGCTGGCGCAAAGCTCGCTGCGCTACCGTCGCCAGATCCTCGCAATCAAGCATTACTTTGCGCGCTATGACGCCACCGTCCTGTTGCTCGACGACCTGACCACCGAGTCCCTGGACAAGACGGTCCACAGTGTCGCCCACGGCGTAATCCGCCTTGAGGAACTCACCCCCAACTACGGCGCCGAACGGCGTCGACTGCGGGTGGTGAAATATCGCGGGCAGAAATACCGCGGCGGCTTCCACGACTTCACCATCATGGCCGACGGCATTCACGTGTTTCCTCGCCTGGTGGCGGCCGAGCATCGACATACTTACCAGCGCCAGATCATGTCCAGCGGTATTACCGAGCTGGACGCGCTACTCGGTGGCGGCATCGACGGCGGCTCGAGCACTTTGATTCTGGGTCCTTCGGGTACCGGTAAGTCCCTGATCTCGTTGGTGTTCGCCGCAGCGGCCGTCGCACGTGGCGAACGCGTGGGGCTGTTTATCTTCGATGAAGAGATGGGCCTGCTGTTTGATCGCATGCTGAAGATGGGCATTGATCTGCGTGCACTGCAGGAAACCGGCAACCTGCTCATCGAACAGGTGGACGCTGCCGAGTTGTCGCCTGGCGAATTTGCTCACCGGGTGCGCCGATGTGTCGACGAGAAACAGATCAAGACTGTGGTGATCGACAGCATAAATGGTTATCAGGCGGCAATGCCCGAAGAGAACGCGTTGGTGCTACATATGCACGAGCTGCTGCTGTACCTCAACCGTCAGGGTGCAGCAACGTTCATGACCGTTGCCCAGCACGGCCTGGTCGGCGACATGCGTGCCCCGGTGGACATTACTTACCTGGCGGACACGGTGATCCTGCTGCGCTACTTCGAAGCCATGGGTCAGGTTCGTCGCGCTGTGTCGATTATCAAGAAGCGGACCGGCACCCACGAATCGACCATCCGTGAATATCGGATCAGCAGCCAGGGCCTCAAAATCGGTGATCCACTTGAAGCCTTTCAAGGCGTGCTGCGAGGTGTTCCACATTACTTCGGCGAGAACAATCCGCTGATGCGAGACGAAGACGCGTGA